The following are encoded in a window of Scleropages formosus chromosome 7, fSclFor1.1, whole genome shotgun sequence genomic DNA:
- the LOC108926290 gene encoding tubulin polymerization-promoting protein family member 3-like: MAENADVEPLLEAFRKFAIHGDTSATGKEMNGKNWAKLCKDCKIVDGKNVTGTDVDIVFSKAKAKTSRVITYEEFQKALEELAPKRFEGESEEDAVQSIYKLVEGKEPANMGITKAVKTSVVDRLTDTSKYTGSHKERFDESGRGRGKIGREDLQENTGYVEGYKHAGTYEEKTKAK, translated from the exons ATGGCAGAAAATGCAGATGTGGAGCCGCTCCTGGAGGCCTTCAGGAAGTTTGCCATCCATGGAGACACCAGTGCCACTGGGAAGGAGATGAACGGGAAAAACTGGGCCAAGCTGTGCAAGGACTGCAAGATTGTGGATGGAAAGAATGTCACTGGCACTGATGTGGACATTGTCTTTTCTAAAGCGAA AGCCAAAACATCTCGGGTCATCACGTACGAGGAGTTTCAGAAAGCCCTGGAGGAATTGGCCCCGAAACGGTTCGAAGGAGAGAGCGAGGAGGATGCAGTGCAATCCATCTACAAGCTGGTGGAGGGAAAAGAACCAGCCAACATGGGCATAACG AAAGCAGTCAAGACCAGTGTGGTGgacagactgacagacacaTCTAAGTATACAGGGTCCCATAAGGAGCGCTTTGATGAGAGTGGGCGGGGCCGGGGGAAAATTGGCCGCGAGGATCTGCAGGAGAACACGGGCTACGTGGAGGGCTACAAGCACGCTGGGACCTATGAGGAGAAGACAAAAGCCAAGTAG